One Microvirga thermotolerans DNA window includes the following coding sequences:
- a CDS encoding DUF4399 domain-containing protein, translating to MPAAFKARFAAAVLASVLLPPWGEAVRAESTAPADAFLYIIYPRDGQRIRGSFPVRFGLRNMGVTHAGDATPNMGHHHLLVDVDEEIDPAEPLPTDRQHLHFGAGQTETRLDLPPGRHTLQLVLGDADHRPFKPLLVSKKITVTVLPPRRPRPAQTSRAQR from the coding sequence ATGCCTGCCGCGTTCAAGGCCCGTTTCGCCGCCGCCGTCCTCGCATCGGTTCTCCTGCCGCCCTGGGGAGAGGCGGTCCGCGCGGAGAGCACGGCCCCGGCGGACGCCTTCCTCTACATCATCTATCCCCGCGACGGGCAGCGCATCCGGGGCAGTTTCCCCGTGCGCTTCGGGCTCAGGAACATGGGTGTGACCCATGCGGGCGACGCGACCCCCAACATGGGGCATCACCACCTGCTGGTGGATGTGGACGAGGAGATCGACCCCGCCGAGCCTCTTCCCACCGACCGGCAGCACCTCCATTTCGGCGCCGGCCAGACCGAGACCCGCCTCGATCTGCCGCCGGGGCGGCATACCCTCCAGCTCGTGCTGGGAGACGCCGACCACAGGCCGTTCAAGCCGCTCCTGGTCTCGAAGAAGATCACCGTGACGGTGCTGCCGCCGCGCCGGCCCAGGCCCGCGCAGACGAGCCGGGCGCAGCGGTGA